From the Ruminiclostridium josui JCM 17888 genome, one window contains:
- a CDS encoding B12-binding domain-containing radical SAM protein — translation MYTQNLEISNLPTMNEPMKLLMVNIYPDDSIARYTLSSYVLKAYLESKIPEENLVVEVVNFSPAMSTESICNEIKEHSPDVIGYSSYVWNIEKFIDIIKTLRAEMDFVHILGGPEISMERITTIGGSKVADFYIIGEGEIKLTNLMKYLMFRNAGIEMPLPPGIVGWEKDSDNMVYQEVDTIVPLEDIPSIYLTGVLEDKYYKGGQVFLETQRGCKYRCKYCVYHKNLPHVAYYPMERVLEEIDYLIVEKKVLALRFIDAVFTSDMDRAKLIVEHLATLKEMGINLPWIYWEFDYESVDEPFLEGVAALKKKDYINNCEEAVPVNRPQIYSQMLKDYTVVNCLGVQSFNEKSLKAVSRRPVNRELFRNFMEKCRELNVVLKMDFILGLPFETLDSYFEGLEFILPFFRQTDHVLNIHVLQVLPGTGIEKLYGDYNMQFSINAPHCVLSTNGMSSEEIASASIITAVLFRIINSPLREAFFEMKERTGKGYISIIQSFVEKIIADENFANTALVKNDRVDDVYWNQDVFREIPTDWLQKELECIVDLN, via the coding sequence ATGTATACACAAAATCTTGAAATATCTAATTTGCCAACCATGAATGAACCCATGAAACTGCTTATGGTTAATATTTACCCGGATGATTCCATAGCCAGATATACGCTATCCTCCTATGTGCTGAAGGCTTACCTAGAAAGCAAGATTCCCGAGGAAAATCTGGTGGTAGAGGTAGTCAACTTCAGTCCAGCAATGTCTACGGAAAGTATTTGCAATGAAATAAAAGAACATTCTCCAGATGTAATCGGCTATAGCAGTTATGTATGGAATATTGAAAAGTTCATTGATATTATAAAAACCTTAAGGGCTGAAATGGATTTTGTACATATATTGGGAGGCCCTGAGATTTCAATGGAGCGTATCACTACCATTGGAGGCTCCAAGGTTGCAGATTTCTATATCATTGGTGAAGGTGAGATTAAGCTGACAAATTTGATGAAGTATCTCATGTTCAGAAATGCAGGAATAGAAATGCCACTGCCTCCAGGTATTGTAGGATGGGAAAAAGACAGTGATAATATGGTTTACCAAGAAGTTGATACCATTGTTCCTCTGGAGGACATACCATCCATATACCTGACGGGTGTTCTGGAGGACAAATATTATAAAGGCGGACAAGTATTCTTAGAAACCCAGCGCGGCTGCAAATACAGATGTAAATATTGTGTTTACCATAAAAACCTACCTCATGTGGCCTATTACCCCATGGAAAGAGTGTTAGAGGAAATTGATTACCTAATTGTGGAGAAAAAGGTTTTGGCATTGAGGTTTATTGACGCTGTATTTACGTCTGATATGGATAGGGCAAAATTGATTGTAGAGCATTTGGCAACTTTAAAAGAAATGGGAATAAATTTACCTTGGATATACTGGGAATTTGATTATGAAAGTGTTGATGAACCCTTTTTGGAGGGTGTGGCGGCACTAAAAAAGAAGGATTATATCAACAACTGTGAAGAAGCTGTACCCGTAAACAGACCTCAGATATATTCACAGATGCTAAAGGATTATACTGTTGTTAACTGCTTAGGAGTTCAGTCATTTAATGAAAAGTCGCTAAAAGCTGTCTCAAGGCGCCCAGTGAATCGAGAACTATTTAGAAATTTTATGGAAAAATGCAGGGAGCTTAATGTTGTACTGAAAATGGATTTTATTTTGGGGTTACCATTTGAAACCCTTGACTCCTATTTTGAGGGGCTAGAATTTATATTGCCATTTTTCAGGCAAACGGATCATGTGTTAAATATCCATGTCCTGCAAGTTCTTCCTGGAACAGGGATTGAAAAGCTTTACGGTGACTATAATATGCAGTTTTCCATTAATGCACCTCATTGTGTCCTGTCTACCAACGGGATGAGTAGTGAAGAAATTGCATCGGCTTCCATCATAACGGCTGTTTTGTTCAGAATTATAAATTCACCTTTAAGGGAAGCTTTTTTTGAAATGAAAGAAAGGACAGGCAAAGGATACATATCTATCATCCAAAGTTTTGTTGAGAAAATAATAGCAGATGAAAACTTTGCAAACACTGCATTGGTCAAAAATGACAGAGTAGATGACGTTTATTGGAACCAGGATGTGTTCAGAGAAATACCTACGGATTGGCTGCAGAAGGAATTAGAATGCATTGTGGATTTAAATTAA
- a CDS encoding daunorubicin resistance protein DrrA family ABC transporter ATP-binding protein, with amino-acid sequence MKKIIEVKDLKKSYGKSEAVKGVNLEVNEGELFGFLGPNGAGKSTTINILCTMLKPSSGTALIGGYDVIRQKSKVRESIGIVFQDNTLDEKLTAKENLLLHCRFYNVPANERKSRVERVLEMVQLSDKKDKFVGTFSGGMKRRLEIARGLLHYPKVLFLDEPTVGLDPQTRANVWDYIIKLKEEIGITIFLTTHYMDEAEICNNIAIIDDGKIIATDTPKALKDSVGGDVIEISTEDNKIAKNKLLEKYNKQVKERNGIITFEVEMGEAFIVDFVKEFDVPIKSINLRKPTLNDVFLNLTGRHIRE; translated from the coding sequence ATGAAAAAAATTATTGAAGTAAAGGATTTGAAAAAGAGCTACGGTAAGTCTGAAGCAGTAAAAGGTGTCAATTTAGAAGTGAACGAAGGCGAATTATTCGGGTTTCTGGGTCCTAACGGAGCAGGAAAAAGCACGACTATTAACATACTGTGCACTATGTTAAAACCTTCAAGTGGTACGGCGTTAATCGGGGGATATGATGTTATCAGGCAAAAATCCAAAGTTAGGGAATCTATAGGGATTGTATTTCAGGATAATACCCTTGATGAAAAATTAACGGCAAAAGAGAATTTGTTATTGCATTGCCGCTTCTATAACGTACCAGCCAATGAAAGAAAAAGCCGTGTAGAAAGAGTATTGGAAATGGTACAGCTATCAGACAAAAAAGATAAATTTGTCGGAACATTTTCAGGAGGTATGAAAAGAAGGTTGGAGATTGCAAGAGGACTATTGCACTACCCAAAAGTACTTTTCCTTGATGAGCCAACAGTAGGCCTTGATCCTCAAACCAGAGCTAATGTATGGGATTATATTATCAAGCTTAAAGAGGAAATAGGAATCACGATTTTCCTTACAACACATTATATGGATGAAGCGGAAATCTGTAACAATATCGCCATAATCGATGATGGAAAGATAATAGCAACTGATACCCCCAAAGCTTTAAAGGATAGCGTAGGAGGAGATGTTATAGAAATTTCAACTGAAGACAACAAAATTGCTAAGAATAAGCTGCTTGAAAAATATAATAAGCAGGTGAAGGAAAGAAATGGAATTATTACTTTTGAAGTTGAAATGGGAGAAGCGTTTATTGTAGACTTCGTAAAGGAATTTGATGTTCCGATTAAAAGTATAAATCTGAGGAAACCTACTTTGAACGATGTTTTTCTTAACTTAACAGGAAGACATATCAGAGAGTGA
- a CDS encoding ABC transporter permease: METIFGLWYRDAIKFFRDKFTIVSSFALPFLFLVVFGTGMGGAIESLLLGANASQELSEFNFVKFMFPGIIAMAVFTTTMFAGYSLIEDRQAGYLKEVLVSPASRVLVAIGKILGCATTALLQGIMMLVFVPFIGLSLNAELVVKLALSILLISFTLSAVSILLASFLKSIQGFQMIVQVVLYPLFFLSGAFFPLNGIPKWMEIIVKINPMTYIVDFLKRIVLDVDNLNPILKQAMGMNLEVLNHKVTSMDEIILLVVLGIIFTIVTAISFSKVD, translated from the coding sequence ATGGAGACTATTTTTGGGTTATGGTATAGAGATGCTATTAAATTTTTTAGGGATAAGTTTACTATTGTCAGTTCATTTGCTTTACCCTTCTTATTTTTAGTGGTTTTTGGAACCGGTATGGGCGGTGCTATAGAATCCCTATTGCTTGGTGCTAATGCTTCACAAGAGTTGTCGGAGTTCAATTTTGTTAAATTTATGTTTCCAGGTATTATAGCTATGGCTGTTTTCACTACAACAATGTTTGCTGGTTATTCACTCATTGAGGATAGGCAAGCCGGATATTTGAAAGAAGTGCTTGTTTCCCCTGCTTCAAGGGTATTAGTTGCAATAGGTAAAATACTGGGATGTGCTACTACCGCATTGCTGCAAGGAATTATGATGCTTGTATTTGTACCATTTATCGGTTTATCACTAAATGCAGAATTAGTTGTAAAACTTGCACTTTCAATTCTTCTTATATCCTTTACGCTTTCAGCAGTAAGTATTCTGCTTGCCAGCTTTTTAAAAAGCATTCAAGGATTCCAGATGATTGTACAAGTAGTTCTTTATCCATTGTTTTTCCTTTCAGGTGCATTTTTCCCATTAAATGGGATACCAAAATGGATGGAGATTATTGTTAAGATAAATCCAATGACCTATATTGTTGATTTTCTAAAGAGAATTGTTCTAGATGTGGATAATTTAAATCCTATACTAAAACAGGCCATGGGAATGAACCTAGAAGTGTTGAATCACAAAGTAACTTCTATGGATGAAATAATCTTACTTGTGGTTTTAGGCATAATATTCACAATAGTAACTGCCATAAGCTTTAGTAAAGTAGATTAA
- a CDS encoding VPS10 domain-containing protein has protein sequence MKFRNIKKIMILYLLIAFTCTSLLVQPVSANGVVSAPYNWKNVKIGGGGGYVVGIIYNPTEEGLVYARTDMGGAYIRNKQTLEWEPITDWVSPDEWNLLGCESIATDPVDTNRVYIAAGTYTNSWTSMNGYILRSEDYGKTWERTELPFKFGGNMPGRSVGERLMVDPNSNNILYFAARSGNGLWKSTDYGKTWSKVTSFTNVGNYVEDPNFEYSSDNLGLCFVTFDSYKGTKGTPTKDIYVGVADKKNPLYVSHDAGETWKPVEGQPTESTFKQHNSNALKIGIPHQAVVSSKGILYVTYCDRGGPYQSDDGAVYKYDTNTGVWKDITPPSGKNWDGSPKYENYYGFCGLSVDAQNPDTLIISSLQSWWPDNFIFRSRDAGETWDAIWEHGDSYPSRNLKYTMDISKAPWLTFGNKINAANGGLITGDEIMNYPAPKLGWMMSALAINPFNSDEMMYGTGATIYGTKNLTDWDKGKLVNIEVMATGVEQTAVLSLICPPIDGVELISGVGDICGFVHKDLNVGPDMMMLTPRFTSTTGLDYAELNPNIIVRVGNTDKEQYEMIKKSVAISKDGGKTWAEVQPNISYTFPATTEDDIIQGGTVAVAADGSTFVWSTGTSQGVVCFVNGGWKAVSTLPAGANVCSDRVNPKVFYAYADNTFYTSNDGGLTFTAVQTGLESSTAKIKAVPNKEGHVWIPGPTTGLSYTTDGGKTINKVNDITRADVIGFGKAKDGEDYLALYMCGEKDGLYAVYRSDDMAKSWVRVNDDQHQYGSINYSITGDLRVYGRVFVATNGRGIVYGEPSSDAPTYTIGDINDDGRVDALDFATLKMYLLGSTTLTDKQLLAADVNRDGSVNAIDLAVLKSYLLGITTSL, from the coding sequence ATGAAATTTAGAAATATCAAAAAAATTATGATTTTATATTTACTTATTGCTTTTACGTGTACTTCTCTATTAGTACAACCCGTATCGGCAAATGGAGTTGTAAGTGCTCCGTATAACTGGAAAAATGTTAAAATCGGTGGCGGAGGAGGATATGTCGTCGGAATTATATATAACCCAACTGAGGAAGGTCTTGTTTATGCTCGTACTGACATGGGTGGTGCATATATAAGAAACAAGCAAACATTAGAATGGGAGCCTATTACCGACTGGGTATCACCAGATGAATGGAATCTTTTGGGATGTGAAAGTATAGCTACCGACCCAGTTGACACAAACAGAGTGTATATAGCAGCAGGTACATATACAAACAGCTGGACATCAATGAATGGATATATTCTTCGTTCTGAAGACTATGGTAAAACCTGGGAAAGAACCGAGCTGCCTTTCAAATTCGGAGGAAACATGCCAGGGCGTTCCGTTGGTGAACGTTTGATGGTTGATCCCAACAGCAATAACATATTATATTTTGCTGCAAGAAGTGGTAATGGTCTCTGGAAAAGTACAGACTACGGTAAAACATGGTCAAAGGTCACAAGTTTCACAAATGTTGGAAACTATGTTGAAGATCCCAATTTCGAGTATTCATCAGATAATCTGGGATTGTGTTTTGTAACTTTTGATTCATATAAGGGTACTAAAGGTACACCGACTAAGGACATTTATGTAGGTGTTGCTGATAAAAAGAATCCGCTGTATGTCAGTCATGATGCAGGAGAAACATGGAAACCGGTTGAAGGTCAACCCACAGAAAGTACCTTTAAACAACATAACAGTAATGCATTGAAAATCGGTATTCCTCATCAAGCAGTTGTAAGCAGCAAAGGAATTTTGTATGTTACATACTGTGATAGGGGAGGTCCTTATCAGAGTGATGACGGCGCAGTCTATAAATACGATACAAATACAGGAGTTTGGAAAGATATAACACCTCCATCTGGAAAGAACTGGGATGGTTCGCCGAAGTATGAAAACTACTATGGATTTTGTGGTTTAAGTGTTGATGCACAAAATCCTGATACACTTATAATATCCTCACTTCAATCATGGTGGCCTGACAACTTTATTTTCCGTTCAAGGGACGCCGGTGAAACTTGGGATGCTATTTGGGAACACGGTGACTCATATCCTTCTAGAAATCTTAAATATACAATGGATATTTCCAAAGCGCCTTGGCTTACATTTGGAAATAAAATAAACGCAGCAAACGGTGGTTTGATAACAGGGGACGAAATAATGAATTATCCTGCACCAAAGCTTGGTTGGATGATGAGCGCTCTTGCAATCAATCCTTTTAATTCCGATGAAATGATGTATGGTACAGGTGCTACTATTTATGGTACAAAAAATCTGACAGATTGGGATAAGGGTAAATTAGTAAATATCGAAGTTATGGCAACAGGAGTTGAGCAAACTGCTGTTTTAAGTCTGATATGCCCGCCAATTGATGGTGTGGAACTGATAAGCGGGGTTGGAGATATCTGTGGATTTGTACATAAAGACTTAAATGTAGGTCCAGACATGATGATGTTAACTCCTAGATTTACCAGCACTACAGGTTTGGATTATGCAGAACTCAATCCGAATATCATAGTAAGGGTAGGTAATACTGATAAAGAGCAATACGAAATGATTAAAAAAAGTGTTGCAATTTCTAAAGACGGAGGCAAAACATGGGCTGAAGTTCAGCCAAATATAAGTTATACATTCCCTGCAACTACTGAAGATGACATTATACAAGGAGGTACTGTTGCAGTAGCTGCCGATGGTTCAACATTTGTCTGGTCAACAGGCACAAGTCAGGGAGTTGTATGCTTTGTAAATGGCGGATGGAAAGCAGTTAGCACACTTCCAGCAGGTGCAAATGTTTGTTCTGACAGAGTTAATCCGAAAGTGTTCTATGCATATGCAGATAATACTTTCTATACAAGTAACGATGGAGGTCTAACATTTACAGCAGTACAAACAGGTCTTGAATCTTCTACTGCTAAAATCAAAGCAGTTCCTAATAAAGAAGGGCATGTATGGATTCCTGGCCCTACCACAGGTCTTTCCTATACAACTGACGGAGGAAAAACAATTAATAAAGTTAATGACATTACAAGAGCAGATGTAATTGGATTCGGTAAAGCTAAGGATGGTGAAGACTACCTGGCACTTTATATGTGCGGTGAAAAAGACGGTCTGTATGCAGTATATCGTTCCGATGATATGGCTAAAAGCTGGGTAAGAGTAAATGACGACCAGCACCAGTATGGCTCTATAAACTACTCAATTACAGGAGATTTAAGAGTTTATGGTCGAGTATTTGTTGCAACCAATGGAAGAGGTATTGTGTATGGTGAGCCTAGCTCTGATGCACCAACTTATACTATCGGAGACATAAATGACGACGGTAGAGTTGATGCTCTGGATTTTGCAACATTAAAAATGTATCTACTTGGTTCAACTACGCTTACTGATAAGCAATTGCTTGCTGCTGATGTTAATCGTGACGGTTCAGTAAATGCTATTGACTTGGCAGTATTAAAAAGTTATTTATTGGGGATAACTACCTCACTTTAA
- a CDS encoding CLI_3235 family bacteriocin precursor, with protein sequence MRKIGKKLAVTKETVQAYAYCMCTGCGCYCNCWGDSSLSSSLFNSTKYSSSDASYSSRRN encoded by the coding sequence ATGAGAAAGATTGGTAAAAAGCTTGCTGTTACAAAGGAAACTGTTCAAGCGTACGCATACTGTATGTGTACTGGCTGTGGTTGCTATTGTAACTGTTGGGGTGATTCATCACTTTCAAGTTCATTGTTTAACAGTACAAAGTACAGCTCCAGCGATGCTTCCTACTCCAGCAGGAGAAATTAA
- the ccpM gene encoding Cys-rich peptide radical SAM maturase CcpM codes for MKNTNTPFVHFFKTYKANYIYDFNTNAILKVHDDVYDDIHKYVETGELSFTSPDSKEVISSLQRQGYLNSFRWKEILHPASKLLPYYLDNCMQMLTLQVTQACNLRCAYCTYSGNFVNRHHSNVRMSYETAKKAVDFYIKHSTNTDKLNFGFYGGEPLLEFDLIKNIIEYIEKNSEGKEKGYNLTTNATLLNDQIISFFQEYDVNLTISIDGPKEIHDKNRIKKDCSGSFDTIIENIKMISEKFPSYANKVMFNCVLDPRNDFGCINDFFTNYEGINGFYSSFAHIAKEYIIDDIYDTTEEYSKQYDYEIFKMFMSKIGRLDKKHVSKIVEAYYLNIKNAMIDNRHVTASMAQIGHHGGPCIAGMHKLFVNAQGDFYPCEKVSECSEAMKIGSIDSGFDKDKIYELINIGQLTENQCKGCWAAKFCYLCALFADDSGNLSKDRKMFYCRQVRENVEQQLKEYCLLKEMNFEEEDIYML; via the coding sequence ATGAAGAATACTAATACCCCATTCGTACACTTTTTTAAAACATATAAAGCTAACTACATTTATGACTTTAATACAAATGCTATTTTAAAAGTCCATGATGATGTTTATGATGATATTCATAAATATGTAGAAACCGGAGAACTGAGTTTTACCAGTCCTGATTCAAAAGAAGTGATTAGTTCTTTACAACGTCAGGGATACTTAAATTCTTTTCGATGGAAAGAAATTCTACACCCTGCCAGCAAATTGCTGCCATATTATCTTGATAATTGTATGCAAATGCTGACACTTCAGGTAACACAGGCTTGTAATCTAAGGTGTGCATATTGTACATACTCAGGTAATTTTGTGAACAGACACCACTCTAACGTCAGAATGAGTTATGAAACTGCAAAAAAAGCAGTTGATTTTTATATAAAACATTCTACGAATACAGATAAACTAAACTTTGGTTTTTACGGCGGAGAGCCATTGTTGGAATTTGATTTGATAAAAAACATAATAGAATATATAGAAAAAAACAGCGAGGGGAAAGAAAAGGGGTATAATCTAACTACCAATGCTACTTTATTAAATGATCAAATTATTTCTTTTTTCCAGGAGTATGATGTAAATCTAACCATTAGTATAGATGGGCCAAAGGAGATACACGACAAAAATCGTATCAAGAAGGATTGTTCCGGTTCATTCGATACTATCATAGAAAATATTAAAATGATATCTGAAAAATTTCCTTCCTATGCGAATAAAGTTATGTTTAATTGTGTACTGGATCCACGAAACGATTTTGGATGTATTAATGATTTTTTTACAAACTATGAAGGAATAAATGGATTTTATTCAAGTTTTGCCCATATAGCTAAAGAATATATCATAGATGATATCTATGACACAACTGAAGAATATTCAAAACAATATGATTATGAAATTTTTAAGATGTTTATGTCAAAAATCGGACGATTGGATAAAAAACACGTATCCAAGATTGTAGAAGCCTACTATCTCAATATTAAAAATGCTATGATAGATAACCGCCATGTGACTGCCAGTATGGCACAGATTGGGCATCATGGAGGACCTTGCATAGCAGGAATGCATAAGTTGTTTGTAAATGCACAAGGGGATTTTTATCCTTGTGAAAAAGTAAGTGAATGCTCAGAAGCAATGAAAATTGGAAGTATTGATAGTGGTTTTGATAAAGATAAAATTTACGAATTAATAAATATCGGCCAGCTAACGGAGAACCAATGTAAAGGATGCTGGGCTGCAAAGTTCTGTTATTTATGTGCGTTGTTTGCTGATGATTCAGGTAATTTGTCCAAAGATAGAAAGATGTTCTATTGCAGGCAAGTTAGGGAAAATGTAGAACAACAACTAAAAGAATATTGCTTGTTAAAGGAAATGAACTTCGAAGAAGAAGATATATATATGCTTTAA
- a CDS encoding TIGR04066 family peptide maturation system protein produces the protein MSKKKRAIIYPYDFKSFPLLKSLELITDYEIVDFVSPNGWGLTERDAGDMAGVSTGHVVHGDFSSSIEDCDAVIFTESYIALNYSKVLRPKIFEAADKGKDILSILSIEENQVEEISQYCDKKGAKFTYYPSNGQDFLIGDIEPKISEGYSIKEPKVPVVLVFGNGERANKFDIQLTLRKFLLENGYRVGQIGSRHYCELFGFHSFPKFMFDKRVDNVEKIQRFNRFVLELEKREDPDIIVIGVPGGIMPYTDKYHNYFGLVNYMVSQAISPDFAIFSTLFEEYFPEYFNQIKLSIKYKLGYDVNAFNLSNTKVSWDATAAKDAMQYITLAKPVIDHYSEKYRREGLPVFNSINVKDSLKLYEYMIDELGQNAEVRSV, from the coding sequence ATGAGCAAAAAAAAGAGGGCAATAATATACCCTTATGATTTTAAAAGCTTTCCGCTTCTAAAAAGTTTAGAACTTATAACTGATTATGAGATTGTTGACTTTGTATCACCAAATGGCTGGGGACTAACGGAGCGTGATGCAGGAGATATGGCAGGAGTCAGTACCGGACATGTTGTTCATGGAGACTTTAGTAGCAGCATTGAGGATTGTGATGCTGTAATATTTACTGAATCCTATATTGCATTAAATTATAGCAAAGTATTAAGGCCAAAAATTTTTGAAGCAGCTGACAAGGGGAAAGATATATTGAGCATTCTTTCAATAGAAGAAAACCAGGTAGAAGAAATTAGTCAGTACTGCGATAAAAAAGGAGCAAAATTCACCTATTATCCCAGTAATGGTCAGGATTTTCTTATTGGTGATATTGAGCCAAAGATTTCGGAGGGTTATTCTATTAAAGAGCCTAAAGTTCCTGTTGTTTTAGTGTTTGGAAACGGGGAGCGGGCTAACAAGTTTGATATACAGTTGACTTTGCGCAAATTTCTACTGGAAAATGGATATAGGGTTGGACAGATAGGCTCCAGGCACTATTGTGAATTGTTTGGTTTTCATTCATTTCCAAAGTTTATGTTTGATAAACGAGTTGATAATGTTGAGAAGATACAAAGATTTAACCGGTTTGTATTGGAACTGGAAAAAAGGGAAGACCCAGATATTATTGTAATTGGTGTTCCCGGGGGAATTATGCCTTATACAGATAAGTATCATAACTACTTTGGTTTGGTGAATTATATGGTATCCCAAGCAATATCCCCGGATTTTGCAATATTTAGCACTTTGTTTGAAGAGTATTTTCCAGAATATTTTAATCAAATCAAACTTTCTATAAAGTACAAATTAGGATATGATGTGAATGCCTTTAACCTTTCTAATACAAAAGTAAGCTGGGATGCCACTGCAGCAAAAGATGCGATGCAGTATATTACTCTGGCGAAGCCTGTTATTGATCATTATTCAGAGAAGTATAGGCGGGAAGGTCTGCCGGTGTTTAACTCCATAAATGTCAAAGATTCATTAAAACTTTACGAATACATGATAGATGAATTAGGTCAAAATGCAGAGGTAAGAAGTGTCTAG
- a CDS encoding peptide maturation system acyl carrier-related protein — translation MEREEVVKRLIILFNNMFNKNIDNTMVNEHYFSNTIAISPRELVYYFLEVETEFSVQIPEKYIADGSFCTINKTADILLSLKVDSLKAVPCPM, via the coding sequence ATGGAGCGAGAAGAAGTTGTTAAAAGGCTAATAATTTTATTTAATAATATGTTTAATAAAAATATAGATAATACAATGGTGAATGAACATTATTTTTCGAATACAATAGCAATTTCCCCTCGAGAATTAGTTTATTATTTTCTGGAGGTTGAAACTGAATTTAGTGTTCAGATTCCAGAGAAATATATCGCGGATGGCAGTTTTTGCACAATTAATAAAACAGCAGATATTTTGCTTTCCCTTAAGGTGGATTCTTTGAAAGCAGTTCCATGTCCTATGTAA
- the ccpM gene encoding Cys-rich peptide radical SAM maturase CcpM, with product MCKEFQPFIHMFETNGNKYFYDVNKNSIINLSEDLADALNKKDMEHPQLQALMEKGFLSDKHVETIIHPEDKFLEYHLNNKINMITIQVTQACNLRCTYCPYSGKYNNRQHSNKKMSLEMAKRGIDFLWEHSIACDYVNIGFYGGEPTIEFNLIKDCIEYAKAKFDGKQVNFSITTNGTIITREIIEYFYQNDVVLMISLDGPKEIHDKNRVFPDNSGSFYKVIENVTMIKENYPDYFNKVIFNVVADPDNDYTCTSQFLSGNEVIQDAIINASELNMFYRKEKMEISEDYFIKRGYELFKLFLSQINRFDSEKVSPLVKPRLNMLVKMYNEQLEITESLPKEYHHGGPCIPGAQRLFMSVDGTFYPCERVSEESEAAKIGHIDTGINLDKVRTLLNIGKLTEEKCKNCWVIRYCSLCLVSCDNLKELSGEQKLSYCRAVKADVEGRLKDICVLKEIGVDFN from the coding sequence ATGTGTAAAGAATTCCAGCCATTTATTCATATGTTCGAAACTAACGGGAATAAATATTTTTATGACGTAAACAAAAATTCAATTATAAACTTATCAGAGGATTTAGCTGATGCATTAAATAAAAAAGATATGGAGCATCCCCAATTACAGGCCCTTATGGAAAAGGGTTTTTTATCGGACAAGCATGTGGAGACCATAATACATCCTGAAGATAAATTTCTTGAATACCACCTTAACAATAAAATCAATATGATAACTATCCAGGTAACACAGGCTTGCAATTTGCGATGTACATATTGTCCATACTCCGGAAAATATAATAACCGACAACATTCAAACAAGAAAATGAGTTTAGAAATGGCTAAAAGAGGCATAGATTTTCTTTGGGAACATTCCATTGCTTGTGATTATGTAAATATAGGGTTTTATGGCGGAGAACCCACCATTGAATTTAATTTAATAAAAGACTGCATAGAATACGCTAAAGCAAAATTTGACGGAAAGCAAGTTAACTTTAGTATCACTACTAATGGAACTATAATTACAAGAGAAATAATAGAGTATTTCTATCAAAATGACGTTGTACTCATGATAAGTTTGGATGGACCTAAGGAAATACATGATAAGAATAGAGTGTTTCCAGATAACTCTGGTTCATTTTATAAAGTTATTGAAAATGTTACGATGATTAAGGAAAACTACCCGGATTATTTCAACAAGGTAATATTTAATGTTGTAGCTGACCCGGATAATGACTACACTTGTACAAGTCAGTTTCTCTCCGGAAATGAGGTTATACAGGATGCAATAATTAATGCAAGTGAATTAAATATGTTCTATAGAAAAGAGAAAATGGAAATATCTGAAGATTACTTTATAAAAAGGGGATACGAGCTTTTTAAATTATTTCTTTCACAGATAAATCGTTTTGATTCTGAAAAAGTATCTCCATTAGTTAAGCCCAGATTAAATATGTTAGTAAAAATGTATAATGAACAGTTGGAAATAACGGAATCTTTGCCTAAGGAATATCATCATGGTGGGCCTTGTATTCCAGGGGCTCAACGGCTATTTATGAGTGTAGACGGAACATTTTATCCATGCGAACGTGTTAGTGAGGAATCTGAAGCTGCAAAAATCGGACATATCGATACGGGAATTAATCTTGACAAAGTCAGAACTTTATTAAATATCGGTAAACTAACTGAGGAAAAATGTAAAAATTGTTGGGTCATACGTTATTGCTCATTGTGTTTGGTTTCCTGTGATAATTTAAAGGAGTTGTCAGGAGAGCAGAAGTTGTCATATTGCAGGGCAGTAAAAGCTGATGTTGAAGGTAGACTAAAAGATATATGTGTATTAAAGGAGATAGGTGTGGATTTTAACTAA